The Vigna angularis cultivar LongXiaoDou No.4 chromosome 9, ASM1680809v1, whole genome shotgun sequence DNA window aaaaatacaaaggaaCTCAACAGATTGAGTTCTGATACAAATCAAATTAGAGCTTGCCACGAGGGCCAAGCTTTGGTGGAAGTTGTGGACCCTTCTTGATTGGTAGAATATCACCTGAGGCTGTTGCACTGAAGTATGCCAAGGTGGATCCACCTCCCAATATCAGAAACTTGAGTAGCAATCCTCTCTTTGTGAATGGAGCAGCAAATGTCTCAAAGAACTTGCTCTGCATAATCCATATCAATGAAACTTGTAAGTAGTTTGTTCATGCATGAAATATTTGTTTGAGTATaaagtttaattctttttacacCACTAACTAATCAGAAATATAGAATCTTATCATAACTGTCATATTAATCATCCAATTTAAGTTACATCACAGAAAAGATTGATCAAATTAGACTCAATATTCAGTTGATCAGCAAGGAGAGTTTTCTATACTTAGTTGTGATAGGTCTCTCAGGGAAATACAAAACCATCCAAAACCTTATACAACATCACCCAAAACatcatccaaaaccttaaaacaCAACATCATTCAAACaccatccaaaaccttaaaacaatgAGTTTATCCATCTTAGtccacatatatatacatatataatgcTTAATGTTATTTTAGTACAAGACTTATACTAACTAGAATTTCCAATACtcgttaaaaacataaaaggTATGCATCTGAATTATGTTTATCAAATTACATACATGTATATCAGTGAATTATGTTTAGTTATCCATGTTTGATTATGCAGATGCAGAGATGAGACAAACCTGAAGAGAGTTGTAGGGTGAAGGTGCATCTGAGCCATACAAGTCCCACTGCCCTGTGGTGTTACCCAAATCCTCCAAATCAAAGTACACACTCTTGTCACCATACTTTGCTACCACAGCACCACTCCTGTGATATTTAGCAACACCCTTTAGCATAAATCACGACacttttctatattttcttctaaaattgcAAACTTTTTACAAATCAATGCATGGAACCTGAAGTTCTTGGATTTGAGACTCTGACGAGAGGGCTTGAAA harbors:
- the LOC108320502 gene encoding photosystem I reaction center subunit VI-2, chloroplastic produces the protein MASLATLAAVQPAAINGLAGSSLTGTKLSFKPSRQSLKSKNFRSGAVVAKYGDKSVYFDLEDLGNTTGQWDLYGSDAPSPYNSLQSKFFETFAAPFTKRGLLLKFLILGGGSTLAYFSATASGDILPIKKGPQLPPKLGPRGKL